A genomic window from Daphnia carinata strain CSIRO-1 chromosome 9, CSIRO_AGI_Dcar_HiC_V3, whole genome shotgun sequence includes:
- the LOC130697763 gene encoding uncharacterized protein LOC130697763, which produces MPDEVESEGKSASYVRYGPMPQGGGNSGIDAYWNRTPPPAFVPPPPYLPPVSYVPPPPQAPPPNFVPPPPCWPPVSYVLPPPQEYTAEARVYEYAPQTTLQEVFVVKDRDDLIDLNTEASLIKLCRYATRIYVRRLAKCD; this is translated from the coding sequence ATGCCCGATGAGGTGGAATCCGAAGGCAAATCGGCCTCTTATGTCCGTTACGGCCCAATGCCGCAAGGAGGCGGTAACTCAGGCATCGACGCTTATTGGAACCGAACTCCACCTCCAGCCTTTGTACCTCCACCGCCTTACTTGCCGCCTGTCTCGTACGTACCACCTCCGCCACAAGCGCCACCTCCAAATTTTGTACCTCCGCCGCCTTGCTGGCCGCCCGTTTCGTACGTGCTACCTCCGCCGCAAGAGTATACAGCTGAAGCTCGTGTCTACGAATATGCACCACAGACAACGTTGCAAGAGGTATTCGTAGTGAAAGACCGTGACGATCTTATAGACCTGAACACTGAAGCCTCTCTTATTAAACTTTGCAGATATGCAACTCGAATTTATGTCCGCCGTTTAGCGAAATGTGactga